The segment aatggcttaaagaaaaaaaaaatttagttcaaGCAACTGATTGGATCATTTTGGCTAATATTCTGTTTGAACAACAGTACCTATTTGATTagggtttttcctttctttgtaatTCCCCAAGCCTGCCTCCGTTATGTTTCGTAGGAAATGAATCTATGAGCAGAAAACCTTCATTGATatgtaaatatcatttttttttgttaatactCAATATTCTTTCATCTAAATTTCAGaaactgactttaaaaaatcagtttccttttatttgtaGTTATTCTCAATAAAATTTCACCCAGGCTTGGGCGTTTTAATATTTACACCCACTATTTCTGAAAGTCTAATGTAAATAAAGATTGAAATGTGAATTTGAAAAGTCACACCTCTTGATATTTGAACAGACTGTAGCTGCATATATCTTCTTCTTCTAATAATATGGTTAGTTTCTCTcctaagcttttaaaataataagacactatttttgtattataaaacATCAAAAGGTTCAGtgttaaataaaaagcaaatagtaTTTTTAGAAATGCAAGATCCCTGGGAGTCGTGCTTAACAATAAATCACCAATGGGGCACAATTCCAAATTTCAGAAGACTTTATTAAACTTGCAGTTCCATTCACAAATGCCTGCTTACACATGGGCCTGCCCACTCTCCCATGATGCCCATAGGCGGCTCAGAATGGTTCTCTTGGTCAGAGAGAAGCCAAGGTGATGTGAGGGGTAGTTTGTGTGGAATTCCTAATGGGAAACTTACATGTGATTCTCAGTTTATTTGGTGGCTTTTCTCCAGTAAGCTGCTTTGCATCCTGAATTCTCTAGTGTATTTTTGACCTTCGTAGGATGTCAGCTAATCTGATCTGTTCTGCTCTGAATTCTCAGTATAACCCCGTCTGAGCTTGGTGGTCCTTGTGTTCCTAAGCTTTTTGTTACGTTTATGATTGAATTGTTGCTCACACATACAGGGTTTTGACATTTCTCATATGCAAGGACTTCCTTGGTAGACCTCTTCAACCTCATTTTCCAAGTTTGCATTTCAGTCTATTTCTGTTGACCCCTTCTGGTGCATTGTAACCATTGTTACAATGGTTACTATTTCAGGAGTGGCTGAGGTGGTTTCTTACAGTAATTACTGTGAGGGTTCACCTCCTGCTGCTGTACATTATTATTTAGGAGCGTCACCTCGTAGCCCTGAATCACCCTGCTCATGTTACTGATGATCGAAATGAATGTGGTGGCACCCGGTCTTGCAGCATCCAGGGCGTCCGCTCCTGCCCAGGGTTGGGCTTCTTGCTCTCCCTGTCGTGCGCTGTCTGGGGCTGCAAGTCCCGCGGAGGATGATCGCCATCGCTAGGAGGCTTCCTTTCCTGCCACCAATGGCTCCCACGCTCGGCCGTCACCTGGGCTGCAGGCTTCTCCGTTCCCGGCTCCGCGCGGCTTGCGTGTGCACAGGCCACACAGTAACCaagtgtaaaatggaaatgaagctGCACCTTGCAAATTCAAAGCAATTAAATGAAACCTTAGGGGGATGCCAGAGGTctccaaaataatgaaaagaaggtACGTGAAAAGGGGAGGAAGGCTTATAAGGCAGAAAACTGTAGAAAGGATTTAGGATATTGGTTGAGGGGAGATGTGATGATATTTCGTCAGCACCGTGTTTTCCTAGTGGTCTCTGGTCTCTGACGTTTAGTAGCCTCTCAGTGCTGGAATCCTCTGGAGAAGGGGCCACGCTCAGATCTTATTGGGTCACCGGTCAGCCCGTTGCCTGTTTTTTTCTCAGCTCCGACCTCCTTTGTCTGCCCTTCCTCTGTGTTGTGGAGACTGTGTTTCCCAGACTCCTTTGCTTCTGACTTCTGGGAGAATCCAGCCAACATGAGGCATTGGTGGGACACAGGAATgtgggggagaaggaggaggaggccagagcatttctctctctctctctctctctctctctctctctcagccctTCCCCGGGACATAGCTCCTGCAGTGTAGTGCCTCTGGGCCCATCTCTTGCGAGGTCCACTTTCTCCTCCCTTTGTCCTCCTGGTGAGTGTTTGGCTCCTgtactagtccattttcacatcactataaagaactacctgttgcctgtgattccagcttgGGAGAAtgggcaggaaaattgcttgaacctgggaggtggaggttgcagtgagccaggattgtgccattgcactccaaactgagtgacagaacgagactccatctcaaaaaaaaaaaaaaaaacacacacacacacacatacacacacaaaaactacctgagactggataatttataaagaaaagagatctagttgactcacagttccacaggctgtacaggaagcatggctgggaggcctcaggaaacttacaatcctggtggaaggtgaaggggaagcaagcacgccttaccatggcagcaggagagagagagagagccagaggggAAGTGCcatacactttcaaacaaccagatctcatgagaactcactatcacgagaacagcaaggagaagtccgcccccatgatccagtcacctcccaccagctcccctCCAACACGTGTGGAGtataattccagatgagatttgggtggggacacagagccaaaccatatcagctcccCCGTTTGGTTTCTCATCTCTTCCATCATTTGTGTAGCCAAATCCTGTTACAGTCCCTCTGTTTGAAATACACCTAGAttggtttctgttttcttacCTGTGCTAATCAGCTAATGAATGGACAGATTCTCCTGGGGAGAAAAGTTGCTGTTTCTAACAGAGGTCTCCAGGCCTTTGTTGTCCCCTGTAAGGGCCTAGTCAGTAGTCCGCAATCTTGGCACTCCAGAGTGCTGGCAGGGTTGATCCTGGTGATAAGCCACGTGAGTCCCGAGAGCCTGGACATGAAAGCTAAAAATACAGTCAGGCCCTTCAATGTTGCCCATCGCTAATGC is part of the Symphalangus syndactylus isolate Jambi chromosome 2, NHGRI_mSymSyn1-v2.1_pri, whole genome shotgun sequence genome and harbors:
- the C2H10orf143 gene encoding uncharacterized protein C10orf143 homolog isoform X2 — encoded protein: MTRLTLQLQCSAFYTKRACRRLEASGHERGCHQVNACALASWGPEDQEPSSRGCPPAPRPESGQGRLSTGISQNGGRSSAQPCPRCIAGESHPGRPLLPRVGLLALPVVRCLGLQVPRRMIAIARRLPFLPPMAPTLGRHLGCRLLRSRLRAACVCTGHTVTKCKMEMKLHLANSKQLNETLGGCQRSPK
- the C2H10orf143 gene encoding uncharacterized protein C10orf143 homolog isoform X1, whose amino-acid sequence is MDSLALGRWRRRRAEDLQVPGDVKRACRRLEASGHERGCHQVNACALASWGPEDQEPSSRGCPPAPRPESGQGRLSTGISQNGGRSSAQPCPRCIAGESHPGRPLLPRVGLLALPVVRCLGLQVPRRMIAIARRLPFLPPMAPTLGRHLGCRLLRSRLRAACVCTGHTVTKCKMEMKLHLANSKQLNETLGGCQRSPK